In a single window of the Lebetimonas sp. JH292 genome:
- a CDS encoding DUF1882 domain-containing protein — MAYNVDVSMIKINKNYYFEYKGKIVNKIVYKGRTYFDKYERINEPLTFRVMNEHIEGKKIIAFDLINKNTVENIVFDYNGRDPEKFWNRASLILRQEGFLNFTAYNSKTPGHLHLYVHKGHTTLNEGIQLAKKLSLKLSSKLPKQWRMFPTGELPREFNILNLPYELYKKERGASWSQHM; from the coding sequence TTGGCCTATAATGTAGATGTTTCAATGATAAAAATAAATAAAAATTATTATTTTGAATACAAAGGGAAAATTGTAAATAAAATTGTCTATAAAGGCAGAACCTATTTTGATAAATATGAAAGAATAAATGAGCCACTGACTTTTAGAGTAATGAATGAACATATAGAAGGAAAAAAAATTATTGCTTTTGATTTAATCAATAAAAATACAGTGGAAAATATTGTATTTGATTATAACGGAAGAGACCCGGAGAAATTCTGGAACAGGGCTTCTTTAATATTAAGGCAGGAAGGTTTTTTAAATTTTACAGCATACAATTCAAAAACACCCGGGCATTTGCATCTGTATGTGCATAAAGGTCATACGACGTTAAATGAAGGGATTCAACTTGCCAAAAAACTTTCTTTAAAATTATCTTCAAAACTGCCTAAACAATGGAGAATGTTTCCGACAGGTGAATTGCCAAGGGAATTTAATATATTGAATCTGCCTTATGAACTGTATAAAAAAGAAAGGGGTGCATCTTGGTCACAACACATGTAA
- the pheS gene encoding phenylalanine--tRNA ligase subunit alpha — protein sequence MDLSEIKNTLNLDELEKLRVKYLGKNGLITQEFKKLKNLNEEERKKVAKELNELKEKTINLIQNKKVELEEKLLEEKMKLEKIDVSLYSPKTTGAIHPITDTMNKIINFFTRMNFSVETGPLIEDEFHNFEALNLPKYHPARDMQDTFYFNDGKLLRTHTSPVQIRTMLSQKPPIRAISPGAVFRRDYDLTHTPMFHQVEGLVVDKKGKVSFANLKFILESFLIHMFGDVKVRFRPSFFPFTEPSAEVDISCIFCKGEGCRVCSHTGWLEVLGCGVVDSNVFKAVGYEDVSGYAFGLGVERFAMLINRINDLRSMYEGDIRLMEQFK from the coding sequence GTGGATTTAAGCGAAATTAAAAACACTCTTAATTTGGATGAACTTGAAAAATTAAGAGTTAAATATTTAGGTAAAAACGGTCTTATTACACAGGAATTTAAAAAACTAAAAAATTTAAACGAAGAAGAAAGAAAAAAAGTAGCAAAAGAACTTAACGAATTAAAAGAAAAAACCATAAATTTGATTCAAAATAAAAAAGTGGAACTAGAAGAAAAACTGCTTGAAGAAAAAATGAAACTTGAAAAAATAGATGTAAGTTTATATTCTCCAAAAACCACAGGGGCGATTCACCCGATTACAGATACAATGAATAAAATCATTAATTTTTTTACAAGAATGAATTTTTCCGTTGAAACCGGTCCTTTGATAGAAGATGAATTTCATAATTTTGAGGCGTTAAATCTTCCTAAATACCATCCCGCCCGCGATATGCAGGACACTTTTTATTTTAACGACGGAAAACTGCTCAGGACTCACACTTCCCCTGTACAAATCAGAACAATGCTTTCTCAAAAACCTCCTATCAGAGCAATAAGTCCGGGAGCCGTTTTCAGAAGGGATTACGATTTGACACACACTCCCATGTTTCATCAGGTAGAAGGGCTTGTGGTGGATAAAAAAGGAAAAGTTAGTTTTGCAAATTTAAAATTTATACTTGAAAGTTTTTTAATACATATGTTCGGAGATGTAAAAGTCAGATTTAGACCTTCTTTTTTTCCTTTTACGGAACCGAGTGCAGAAGTGGATATAAGCTGTATTTTTTGCAAAGGCGAAGGATGCAGGGTGTGTTCGCATACCGGATGGCTTGAAGTTTTGGGATGCGGAGTGGTTGATTCGAATGTATTTAAAGCCGTGGGGTATGAAGATGTAAGCGGATATGCATTCGGACTTGGAGTTGAAAGATTTGCAATGCTTATAAACAGGATAAATGATTTAAGAAGTATGTATGAAGGAGATATAAGACTTATGGAGCAGTTTAAATGA
- a CDS encoding histidine triad nucleotide-binding protein has protein sequence MDCIFCKIVKGEIPSKKVTENDKFLAFYDINPIAPVHVLIIPKEHFEKFDSTPDEIFPQMAEFIKEVAKTLNLSDYRLITNNGKNAGQEVFHLHVHMVANPDGKLKWPKLV, from the coding sequence ATGGATTGTATATTTTGTAAAATAGTTAAAGGTGAAATTCCAAGCAAAAAAGTAACGGAAAATGATAAATTTTTGGCTTTTTATGACATTAATCCGATAGCACCCGTTCATGTTTTAATAATTCCGAAAGAGCATTTTGAAAAATTCGATTCAACTCCGGACGAAATTTTTCCTCAAATGGCAGAATTTATAAAAGAAGTTGCCAAAACACTAAACCTAAGTGATTACAGATTAATAACAAACAACGGTAAAAACGCAGGACAGGAAGTTTTTCATCTTCATGTTCATATGGTTGCAAATCCGGATGGAAAGCTCAAATGGCCAAAACTTGTATAA
- a CDS encoding STAS domain-containing protein → MGVLKSYTGKKVLIRPQGFLDSQNASLIITPQDINNFINRKIKYVSIDFGKIISVNISGMRFLNDIFERLYKNNIECAIFSANKQIVDIALRIKNRYFNIYENEEVEKLFTSEEIITKDIYICCIKFNNF, encoded by the coding sequence ATGGGGGTATTAAAATCTTATACAGGTAAAAAGGTTTTAATCAGGCCTCAGGGGTTTTTGGATTCTCAAAACGCTTCTTTAATAATAACACCCCAGGATATCAATAATTTTATAAACAGAAAAATTAAATATGTCAGTATTGATTTTGGTAAAATTATCAGTGTTAATATTTCCGGCATGCGTTTTTTAAACGATATATTTGAAAGACTGTATAAGAACAATATAGAATGTGCAATATTTTCTGCCAATAAACAAATAGTGGATATTGCCCTTAGAATTAAAAACAGATATTTCAATATTTATGAAAATGAAGAAGTTGAAAAACTTTTTACATCGGAAGAAATAATTACAAAAGATATTTACATCTGTTGCATAAAATTTAATAATTTTTAA
- the murA gene encoding UDP-N-acetylglucosamine 1-carboxyvinyltransferase produces the protein MYKYLHIFESPKLSGSVEISGAKNAALPVIASTILAKNEVNLSNVPEVADVKTLLKLFGYLGASYNFKNNTLTINTSTINNTTAVYEIVKTMRASILVLGPLLARFGEAKVSLPGGCAIGARPVDLHLKALELMGADITIEGGYIHAKGRLKGATIIFDKITVTGSENIIMAAALAKGRTKIINIAKEPEVNQLCQILENAGVKIERKNDEIVIEGTDGELLNFPKISIIPDRIEAGTYLTAGAITNSNIFLKNVIPEHIESVIVKLSQMGFPIEVRENEIEIFPAKKINPVDITTSEYPGFPTDMQAQLMAVATQAEGVSSIEERLFENRFMHVPELNRLGANIQIQGKIATIKGPTQLIGADVMATDLRASSALVLAGLIAKNETKVHRIYHLFRGYEKLIDKFKKLSAVMELKSEERP, from the coding sequence ATGTATAAATATTTACATATTTTTGAGTCTCCAAAACTTTCCGGAAGTGTTGAAATAAGCGGCGCTAAAAACGCGGCATTACCGGTTATTGCTTCTACAATACTTGCCAAAAATGAAGTAAACCTGTCAAATGTCCCGGAAGTTGCCGATGTAAAAACACTCCTTAAACTTTTTGGATATTTGGGTGCAAGCTATAATTTTAAAAACAACACTTTAACAATAAACACATCTACAATAAACAACACTACCGCAGTTTATGAAATTGTAAAAACAATGAGAGCATCAATCCTGGTTTTAGGCCCTTTGCTTGCAAGGTTCGGCGAGGCAAAAGTTTCTCTTCCCGGAGGCTGTGCCATAGGGGCAAGGCCTGTGGATTTGCATTTAAAGGCACTGGAACTTATGGGGGCTGATATCACAATAGAAGGCGGGTATATTCATGCAAAAGGCAGACTAAAAGGTGCAACAATAATATTTGACAAAATAACAGTCACCGGCAGCGAAAATATAATAATGGCGGCGGCACTTGCAAAAGGGAGAACCAAAATAATAAATATTGCAAAAGAACCGGAAGTTAATCAATTATGCCAGATTTTAGAAAATGCCGGCGTTAAAATAGAAAGAAAAAATGACGAAATAGTAATTGAAGGCACCGATGGTGAACTTTTAAATTTTCCTAAAATTAGCATAATTCCTGACAGAATAGAAGCGGGGACGTATTTAACCGCAGGTGCAATTACAAATTCCAACATATTTTTAAAGAATGTGATACCAGAGCATATTGAGAGTGTAATAGTCAAACTTTCCCAAATGGGATTTCCTATTGAAGTGAGAGAAAATGAAATAGAAATATTTCCGGCAAAAAAAATAAACCCTGTAGACATAACAACTTCCGAATATCCGGGATTTCCCACAGATATGCAAGCACAGCTTATGGCTGTCGCCACTCAGGCCGAAGGTGTCAGCTCTATAGAAGAGAGACTTTTTGAAAACAGATTTATGCATGTGCCTGAACTAAACAGACTCGGGGCAAACATACAAATACAAGGAAAAATTGCCACTATTAAAGGGCCTACCCAGTTAATAGGTGCTGATGTAATGGCAACAGACCTCAGAGCCAGTTCAGCCTTAGTATTGGCCGGACTTATTGCAAAAAACGAAACAAAAGTGCACAGGATTTATCATCTTTTCAGGGGATATGAAAAACTGATTGATAAATTTAAAAAACTTTCAGCCGTAATGGAGCTAAAAAGTGAAGAAAGGCCTTAA
- a CDS encoding SPOR domain-containing protein, translated as MEKDDLLNIKPKKNIKKPLIYGAIAFLIFIIAVIVYAIYSNSKQENVVLPPQVNETPKESSGGFKEVPIEENTSTISEKLNKNVIINNTNENNEAKVNENRINKSPQNSGQSGMEESKKQTSEISENKPTHTLKKESSVKKSVSLRYYIQVAALIKYKKPDKKFLNLIKKEGFDYKIYHTYIIKNHKKISVTKILIGPFRNEKDARKNLKKVKEKLTQNAFIFKVK; from the coding sequence ATGGAAAAAGATGATTTATTAAACATTAAACCTAAGAAAAATATAAAAAAACCTTTAATTTACGGTGCAATCGCTTTTTTGATTTTTATAATCGCTGTTATAGTATATGCAATTTATTCAAATTCAAAACAGGAAAATGTTGTTTTGCCTCCTCAGGTTAATGAAACTCCAAAAGAGAGTTCCGGCGGATTTAAAGAAGTTCCTATTGAGGAAAACACGTCAACTATAAGTGAAAAATTGAATAAAAATGTAATTATAAACAATACAAATGAAAATAATGAAGCCAAAGTCAATGAAAACAGGATTAACAAATCGCCTCAAAACAGTGGCCAAAGCGGTATGGAAGAATCAAAAAAACAGACTTCAGAAATTTCTGAAAATAAACCCACACATACTCTAAAAAAAGAATCATCAGTTAAAAAAAGTGTTTCACTCAGATATTATATTCAGGTGGCAGCTTTAATAAAATATAAAAAGCCGGATAAAAAATTTTTGAATTTAATAAAAAAAGAAGGCTTTGATTACAAGATTTATCATACTTATATAATAAAAAACCATAAAAAAATATCTGTTACAAAAATATTAATCGGTCCGTTTAGAAATGAAAAAGATGCAAGAAAAAATTTGAAAAAAGTTAAAGAAAAATTAACCCAAAATGCATTTATATTTAAGGTTAAATAA
- a CDS encoding shikimate dehydrogenase has product MENGKLMFLIFGNPVSHSKSPLMHNSFFKKEKINACYTRFLLSDGEEIVKKFKELKIKGANVTVPHKEWAYKLADEVRGKAKEIGAVNTLVEEEGKIVGYNTDAEGFLEVIKDFKFEKVLIIGAGGTARALSYVLPDAHILNRSENRLEFFQKKGKVTFTWKNFKNFDYDLIINTTSAGLNENILPAPAQIIEKLFLNAEYAVDVIYGKVTPFLKLAKKYNLITKSGIDMLVFQGVLAMEYFLGRKLNRKEVAKIYFEILK; this is encoded by the coding sequence ATGGAAAATGGCAAATTAATGTTTTTAATTTTTGGAAATCCCGTAAGCCATTCCAAATCTCCTTTAATGCACAACTCTTTTTTTAAAAAAGAAAAAATCAATGCCTGTTATACAAGATTTTTATTGAGTGACGGAGAAGAGATTGTTAAAAAATTTAAAGAACTTAAAATAAAAGGCGCAAATGTCACTGTGCCGCATAAAGAATGGGCATATAAATTGGCCGATGAGGTCAGGGGCAAGGCAAAAGAAATTGGAGCGGTAAATACGCTTGTGGAAGAAGAGGGAAAAATTGTTGGATACAATACAGACGCCGAAGGATTTTTGGAAGTAATTAAAGATTTTAAGTTTGAAAAAGTTTTAATAATAGGGGCAGGAGGAACAGCCAGGGCCTTAAGTTATGTGCTGCCTGATGCGCACATTTTAAACAGGAGCGAAAACAGGCTTGAGTTTTTTCAAAAAAAAGGCAAAGTTACTTTCACTTGGAAAAATTTTAAAAATTTTGATTACGATTTAATAATTAATACAACAAGTGCGGGGCTTAATGAAAATATTCTGCCGGCCCCAGCTCAGATTATTGAAAAACTTTTTCTAAACGCTGAATATGCCGTGGACGTAATTTACGGAAAAGTAACGCCTTTTTTGAAGCTTGCGAAAAAATATAATCTAATTACCAAAAGCGGTATTGATATGCTGGTTTTCCAGGGAGTTCTTGCAATGGAATATTTTTTGGGGAGAAAATTAAATAGAAAAGAGGTTGCAAAAATTTATTTTGAAATACTTAAATAA
- the lysS gene encoding lysine--tRNA ligase translates to MFSNEYVKQRMAKASNLKEAGINPYAHNAKRDTKISEFLEKNKDIENLENKRDENRIFTVAGRIKFLRLMGKAAFFKIEDESGILQVYMNKNDLGDNFNLLKKNLEVGDIVEVSGYPFITKTGELTIHAKAVKILTKAIHPLPEKFHGLQDVETKYRQRYLDMIMNKETRERFKLRSKIVSLIREFFLSHGFLEVETPMLHTVVGGANARPFMTHHNALDIDMNLRIAPELFLKRLIVGGFEAVFELNRNFRNEGIDQTHNPEFTMLEYYWAYHNMQDLMNLTKELFNYLLEKLHLPKKMPFGEREIDFNDWKIITYKDALIKIGNVPENILEDTEAMKKYLKEKGIEIEEHIDSRGKLWAELFDEFVEDKLINPTFITRFPIEISPLARRSDENPEFAERFELFIAGREIANGFNELNDPMDQYERFKAQLEAKAKGDEEVMDMDYDYIRALQYGMPPTAGEGIGIDRLVMLLTNTESIKDVILFPTMKPKKEIFDKDDTK, encoded by the coding sequence TAAAAGAAGCAGGAATAAACCCGTATGCCCATAATGCTAAAAGAGATACAAAAATTTCTGAATTTTTGGAAAAAAATAAAGATATAGAGAATCTTGAAAACAAAAGGGATGAAAACAGAATATTCACAGTGGCGGGGAGAATTAAATTCCTAAGGCTCATGGGGAAAGCCGCATTTTTTAAAATAGAAGACGAAAGCGGTATTTTGCAGGTTTATATGAATAAAAATGATTTGGGTGATAATTTTAACTTGCTCAAAAAAAACCTTGAAGTAGGGGATATTGTGGAAGTTAGCGGATATCCGTTTATTACTAAAACGGGAGAGCTTACAATTCACGCCAAAGCTGTGAAAATACTCACAAAAGCAATTCATCCGTTGCCGGAGAAATTTCACGGTCTTCAGGACGTGGAAACTAAATACCGTCAGAGATATCTTGATATGATAATGAACAAAGAAACAAGAGAAAGGTTTAAATTAAGAAGTAAAATTGTTTCTCTTATAAGAGAATTTTTCCTAAGTCATGGATTTTTGGAAGTTGAAACTCCAATGCTTCATACAGTTGTAGGAGGTGCAAATGCAAGACCTTTTATGACACATCATAATGCACTCGATATAGATATGAATCTCAGGATTGCACCTGAACTTTTCTTAAAAAGACTTATAGTAGGCGGTTTTGAAGCAGTGTTTGAGCTTAACAGAAATTTTAGAAACGAAGGAATTGATCAAACACATAACCCTGAATTTACAATGCTTGAATATTATTGGGCATATCATAATATGCAGGATTTGATGAATTTGACAAAAGAGCTTTTTAATTATCTGCTTGAGAAATTACATCTTCCTAAAAAGATGCCTTTTGGAGAGAGGGAAATAGATTTTAACGATTGGAAAATAATTACTTATAAAGATGCATTAATTAAAATAGGAAATGTTCCAGAAAATATTTTGGAAGATACTGAAGCTATGAAAAAATATTTAAAAGAAAAAGGAATTGAAATTGAGGAACATATAGATTCACGCGGAAAATTGTGGGCGGAACTTTTTGACGAATTTGTTGAAGATAAGCTTATTAATCCGACTTTTATAACCCGGTTTCCTATTGAAATTTCACCTCTTGCAAGAAGAAGCGATGAAAACCCTGAATTTGCAGAAAGGTTTGAACTTTTTATAGCCGGGAGGGAAATCGCAAACGGTTTTAACGAATTAAATGACCCGATGGATCAGTATGAAAGGTTCAAAGCCCAGCTTGAGGCTAAGGCAAAAGGTGATGAAGAGGTTATGGATATGGATTACGATTATATAAGGGCGCTGCAGTACGGAATGCCTCCTACTGCAGGTGAAGGAATAGGAATTGACAGACTGGTTATGCTTTTGACCAATACGGAATCTATTAAAGATGTTATTTTATTCCCTACAATGAAGCCTAAAAAAGAGATTTTTGATAAAGACGATACAAAATAA
- a CDS encoding anthranilate synthase component I family protein, giving the protein MVYTKFLLDELSAVAIYSQISSLFPGEKLFLLESVINNDNGNFSFIFVGEKEKVVFDGNKTAYFKNNKKEVYNTDPFSFLKKYYKDIDKNYYKKILQKLNIGFVDGFIGYVSYDMVKIFEPVLKQEMDKLKDETDIPDFYMIRPKIIIGLSHKSSEITVIINDEKMEKYLYIIKDLLTSEYKHLPLKPIKIEKEPHFLFNKEQFFEIVEKAKENIKAGDIFQIVLSNRLYLKAKIDKFSFYRKLRSKNPSPYLYFLDFGEFSIIGSSPEVMVRLTDDVVLLRPIAGTRKRGKNLKEDLEMENDMINDPKERAEHVMLVDLGRNDVGRISRGGSVNVEDFMRVERYSHVMHLVSDVVGIKDEKYDMFDVFKATFPAGTVSGAPKIKAMELIATYEKVKRGYYAGSVGYFGFDGNMDSAITIRSALIKKDNVIFQAGAGIVADSKPELEFKEINNKLGALVSTLKELSR; this is encoded by the coding sequence ATGGTATATACAAAATTTTTGTTAGACGAACTTTCAGCAGTGGCTATATATTCTCAAATCTCTTCACTTTTTCCAGGTGAAAAACTTTTTTTGCTTGAAAGTGTTATAAACAACGATAACGGAAATTTCAGTTTTATTTTTGTCGGCGAAAAGGAAAAAGTTGTTTTTGACGGAAATAAAACGGCTTATTTTAAAAATAATAAAAAAGAAGTTTATAATACAGACCCGTTTAGCTTTTTAAAAAAATATTATAAAGATATCGATAAAAATTATTATAAAAAAATTTTGCAAAAGCTTAATATCGGCTTTGTTGACGGATTTATAGGATATGTGTCTTACGATATGGTGAAAATATTCGAACCTGTTTTAAAACAGGAAATGGATAAATTAAAAGACGAAACCGATATACCCGATTTTTATATGATAAGGCCTAAAATTATAATAGGCCTTTCTCATAAATCTTCTGAAATTACAGTTATTATTAATGATGAAAAAATGGAAAAATATTTATATATTATAAAGGATTTGCTGACTTCGGAATATAAACATCTGCCTTTAAAACCTATAAAAATAGAAAAAGAGCCACATTTTTTATTTAATAAAGAGCAGTTTTTTGAAATAGTGGAAAAAGCGAAAGAGAATATTAAAGCGGGGGATATATTTCAGATTGTTTTATCAAACAGACTTTATTTAAAAGCAAAAATTGATAAATTTTCTTTTTACAGGAAACTTAGAAGTAAAAATCCATCCCCCTATCTCTATTTTTTAGATTTTGGCGAATTTTCAATTATAGGCTCTTCTCCGGAGGTTATGGTAAGACTTACCGATGATGTTGTTTTGTTAAGACCGATAGCCGGAACAAGGAAAAGAGGAAAAAACCTAAAAGAAGATTTGGAAATGGAAAACGATATGATAAACGACCCTAAAGAAAGAGCCGAACATGTAATGCTTGTGGATTTGGGCAGAAACGATGTAGGAAGAATAAGCAGGGGTGGGAGTGTGAATGTCGAGGATTTTATGAGGGTTGAAAGATATTCCCACGTAATGCATTTGGTAAGCGATGTTGTGGGAATAAAAGATGAAAAATACGATATGTTTGATGTGTTTAAAGCCACTTTTCCCGCAGGAACCGTAAGCGGTGCCCCTAAAATAAAGGCAATGGAGCTAATAGCGACATATGAAAAGGTAAAAAGAGGTTATTATGCGGGAAGTGTCGGGTATTTTGGCTTTGACGGAAATATGGACAGTGCCATAACAATAAGAAGTGCTTTGATTAAAAAAGATAATGTAATTTTTCAAGCCGGAGCCGGAATCGTTGCAGATTCAAAACCGGAGCTTGAATTCAAAGAAATTAATAATAAATTGGGCGCATTGGTTTCAACATTAAAAGAATTAAGCAGGTAA
- a CDS encoding serine hydroxymethyltransferase: MMSLKNFDADVYSILEKELIRQTDHLEMIASENFTLPEVMEAMGSVFTNKYAEGYPGKRYYGGCEYADMVEQLAIDRAKELFGCKYANVQPHSGSQANGAVYVALMKPYDKLLGMDLSNGGHLTHGAKVNFSGKHYHSFSYGIDEKTGRIDYDRVRDIAKIVKPKMIVCGASAYPRVIDFAKFREIADEVGAILMADIAHIAGLVVAGEHPNPFPYCDIVTTTTHKTLRGPRGGLILTNNEEYAKKINSAIFPGIQGGPLVHVIAAKAVGFKMNLDESWKDYAKQVKANAKVLAEVLLDRGYDLVSGGTDNHLILVSFLNKEFSGKEAEEALGRAGITVNKNTVPGEKRSPFVTSGIRVGSPALTARGMKEKEFKFIAEKMADVLDDIYNVELQDKVAKELKELAGKFVIYNNPTY; encoded by the coding sequence ATAATGAGTTTAAAAAATTTTGATGCAGACGTATATTCAATTTTAGAAAAAGAGCTAATTAGACAAACAGATCATCTTGAAATGATTGCCAGTGAAAATTTCACTCTTCCTGAAGTTATGGAAGCTATGGGAAGTGTTTTTACAAATAAATACGCAGAAGGTTATCCAGGTAAAAGATATTACGGCGGATGCGAATATGCAGATATGGTGGAACAGCTTGCAATCGACAGGGCAAAAGAACTGTTTGGATGCAAATATGCAAATGTTCAGCCGCATTCTGGAAGCCAGGCAAACGGGGCGGTGTATGTTGCTTTAATGAAACCGTATGACAAACTTCTCGGAATGGATTTAAGCAACGGAGGACATTTGACACACGGGGCAAAAGTTAATTTTTCGGGAAAACATTATCACAGTTTTTCTTATGGAATAGATGAAAAAACAGGCAGAATAGATTACGACAGGGTAAGAGACATTGCAAAAATAGTTAAACCTAAAATGATAGTATGCGGTGCAAGCGCTTATCCAAGAGTTATTGATTTTGCAAAATTCCGCGAAATCGCTGATGAAGTAGGCGCTATTTTAATGGCTGATATTGCCCATATCGCAGGACTTGTTGTAGCGGGAGAACATCCAAATCCATTTCCTTACTGCGATATAGTAACAACTACTACCCATAAAACTCTAAGAGGTCCAAGAGGCGGACTTATTTTAACTAATAATGAAGAATACGCAAAAAAAATAAATTCAGCAATTTTCCCGGGAATTCAGGGCGGACCTCTTGTTCATGTAATTGCTGCGAAAGCGGTTGGGTTTAAAATGAATTTAGATGAGAGCTGGAAGGATTATGCTAAACAGGTAAAAGCAAATGCAAAAGTTTTAGCCGAAGTTCTTCTTGATAGAGGTTATGATTTGGTAAGCGGCGGAACGGATAACCATTTGATTTTGGTTAGCTTTTTAAATAAAGAATTTAGCGGAAAAGAAGCAGAAGAAGCACTGGGAAGAGCAGGAATAACAGTAAATAAAAACACGGTTCCGGGCGAGAAAAGAAGCCCTTTTGTTACAAGCGGTATAAGAGTCGGCTCACCTGCACTTACAGCCAGAGGTATGAAAGAAAAAGAATTCAAGTTTATAGCCGAAAAAATGGCAGATGTTTTAGATGATATTTATAATGTAGAGCTTCAGGATAAAGTGGCGAAAGAATTAAAAGAATTGGCAGGCAAATTTGTAATTTACAACAATCCTACTTATTAA
- the nfo gene encoding deoxyribonuclease IV, with protein MKYIGAHVSAAGGVENAVLNAKKIGADGFALFTKNQRQWFAKPLSEKNIAKFKEYMQEHGFSPDAVLPHDSYLINLGHPEIEKREKSLKSFIDEAKRVESLGLKYLNFHPGSHLKKISENECLDLISESLNKAIKETESCIFVIETTAGQGSNLGYKFEHLEYIIDKITDKERIGVCIDTAHIFAAGYDIRTKETYEETMKKFDETVGFKYLKGMHINDSKAKFASRVDRHHSLGKGEIGLDAFKFIMRDKRIDNIPLVLETIEPEIWEEEIKLLKSFENV; from the coding sequence TTGAAGTATATCGGAGCCCATGTAAGTGCGGCGGGAGGTGTTGAAAATGCCGTATTAAATGCAAAAAAGATAGGTGCTGACGGTTTTGCCCTGTTTACAAAAAACCAGAGACAATGGTTTGCGAAGCCTTTAAGTGAAAAAAATATAGCTAAATTTAAAGAATATATGCAAGAGCATGGTTTTAGCCCTGATGCAGTTTTACCTCATGACAGTTATTTAATAAATTTAGGGCATCCGGAAATTGAAAAAAGAGAAAAATCTCTAAAAAGCTTTATAGACGAGGCTAAACGGGTTGAAAGTTTGGGACTGAAATACCTTAATTTTCATCCTGGAAGCCATCTGAAAAAAATAAGCGAAAATGAGTGTCTTGATTTAATAAGTGAAAGTTTAAATAAAGCTATTAAAGAGACTGAAAGTTGTATTTTCGTAATTGAAACAACTGCTGGGCAGGGAAGTAATCTTGGATATAAATTTGAACATTTGGAATATATTATAGATAAAATTACCGATAAAGAAAGAATAGGAGTGTGTATCGATACGGCACATATTTTTGCAGCCGGTTATGATATAAGAACAAAAGAGACATATGAAGAAACTATGAAAAAATTTGATGAAACTGTCGGTTTTAAATATCTTAAGGGTATGCATATAAATGATTCAAAGGCAAAATTTGCAAGCCGTGTGGACAGACACCATTCTTTGGGAAAAGGCGAAATAGGACTTGATGCATTTAAATTTATTATGCGTGACAAACGGATTGACAATATTCCTCTGGTTCTGGAAACAATTGAACCTGAAATTTGGGAAGAAGAAATAAAACTGCTTAAAAGTTTCGAAAATGTATAA
- a CDS encoding chemotaxis protein CheX, giving the protein MTNKEDLIDMVGEFANIIVGNVKSEFQKKDIEIDLTLPKVFEDLEKLKVLVEKKKALKIKFYFEKEEFYIYLTR; this is encoded by the coding sequence TTGACAAATAAAGAAGATTTAATAGATATGGTAGGGGAGTTTGCAAATATTATAGTGGGAAACGTAAAAAGCGAATTTCAAAAAAAAGACATAGAAATTGATTTGACCCTTCCAAAAGTTTTTGAAGATTTGGAAAAATTAAAGGTTTTGGTTGAGAAGAAAAAAGCTTTAAAAATTAAATTTTATTTTGAAAAAGAAGAATTTTATATTTATTTGACAAGGTAA